TCTCCTCGTCTGTCTCTCCCGTCCGGAGGTATAACTCGCCGTCCGGAAAGCGGTTAAATTTCGTATCGAGAAGCTGATACCCCGTAATCTCTGAAACTCTTGCTGCAAGCACCTGAGACCGTTCTGTACTGATAATCTTCATTCCTCACCCTTTGCTGAAAGTACTTAAACTATCATGAATAAATTATATAAGTACCATGGCAGCAAAGAGGTAAACTCGACGATGGATTCAACCACAACGCAAGATATTCCCGACATTGAGCTCACGAACGATGAGCTGGCTGATATTGACGTCTTTGCCGGCCTCGAGATGAGCGCATCGTCCGATATCGAAGTGCCCCCAAAGCTCATCGATCAGGTCATCGGTCAGGAGCATGCCACCGAGGTCATGAAGAAGGCTGCAACCCAGCGGCGGCATGTGATGATGATCGGTAGTCCGGGAACCGGAAAGTCCATGCTCGCCAAAGCGATGGCCGAACTTCTCCCGAAAGAGGAGATGCAGGACATCCTTGTCTACCCGAATCCCGAAGACTCGAATAATCCGATAGTCCGGACCGTACCTGCCGGAAGAGGAAAACAGATCGTCAACGCCCACAAGATGGAGGCGCGAAAGAAACTCCAGATGAGAAATACCCTCATCATGCTCCTCCTCATCGGTATCGTCGGCTACGCGCTCATCACCTACCAGTGGCTGATGGGCATTATCGCAGCGGCATTCGTCTTCATGGCGCTGCGCTACTCGACACCACGCGAGGAGGCGATGGTGCCGAAACTGCTGATCAACCACGATGCGAGCAGTATCGCGCCGTTCATTGATGGAACCGGGAGTCACGCAGGAGCGCTCCTCGGCGACGTCCGGCACGACCCGTTCCAGAGCGGCGGGCTTGAGACGCCGTCGCACGACCGTGTCGAGGCCGGAGCCATCCACCGGTCACACGGTGGTGTCCTGTTCATCGATGAGATAAACACGCTGACACCCCACTCCCAGCAGAACCTGCTGACCGCGCTGCAGGAGGGCATGTTCCCGATCACCGGTCAGAGCGAACGCTCGAGCGGAGCGATGGTGCGGACCGAGCCGGTGCCGTGCCGGTTTGTAATGGTGGCGGCAGGCAACCTCGATGCCGTTCAGGGGATGCACCCCGCACTCAGGTCGCGTATCCGGGGGTACGGATACGAGATCTACATGAAAGAGTCGATGGAAGACACCCCTGAGAACCGCCGCAAGTTCATCCGGTTCATCGCGCAGGAGGTCAAGAACGACGGGAAGATCCCGCACTTCGACCGGAGCGCGATCGTGGAAGTGATCCGCGAAGCGCGCCGCCGGTCGAACCGGAAAGGCCACCTGACCCTCAAGCTCCGTGATATGGGAGGCCTTATCCGGGTCGCAGGCGATCTCGCCCGCCAGGAAGGCGCTGATTTCACCAGTGCAAAGCATGTGATCGCCGCAAAGACGACCGCACGCTCCATCGAGGATCAGATCTCCGACGAGTACATCCGGAGAAGCCGCGACTACGATATTACGGTCGTCGAGGGCAATCAGGTTGGCCGGGTAAACGGTCTTGCGGTGATGGGTTCCGACAGCGGGTCGGTGCTCCCGATCATGGCGGAGGTCACCCCGAGCCAGGGTGCCAACGGCAGCGTCATCGCCACGGGTCTCCTAAAGGAGATCGCCCAGGAGTCGATCAAGAACGTCAGTGCGCTCATCAAGAAGTTCACTGGCAAAGACATCCGGAACATGGATATCCATATCCAGTTCATCGGCACCTACCAGGGTGTCGAGGGCGACTCCGCCTCGGTCAGTGTCGCCACCGCCGTCATAAGCGCCATAGAGAATATCCCCGTCCGCCAGGACGTCGCCATGACCGGTTCGCTCTCGGTGCGGGGCGACGTCCTCCCCATCGGCGGCGTCACCTACAAGATCGAGGCTGCGGCAAAGGCCGGGATCAAGAAGGTGATCATCCCGCGGTCGAACCTCGACGATGTTCTTATCGAAGAGCGGTACCGCCAGATGGTGGAGATCGTTCCGGTAGGTCATATCGAAGAAGTCCTCCAGAACGCTCTCGTCCCGGAGAACCGCGACGGTTTCCTCTCGAAACTGCGGAAGATGGCGGCGGTTCACCAGACGCCGGGACTCTTTGACCAGAACGTCGGTCACACACCGGTATGATGCCGTATGGAACCACGCTACTATGATATCAGGTGCGTGCGTGGGGAGATCACCTCGGTCGAGATCGACAACGGCGTGATCGAGTCCGCAGGCACATCCTTTTTTGACAAAGCCGTTGTGCGGGCGCTCGGCCCCGCCGGGTGGGGCATTCTCACGCTCGACCATGTCGACCTCGGCTCCCGCCGTGCCCGGAACGATATCATCGCAGCGGCGATGCGTCTTGCCGGAATTACGGAGGATCGGGTTGATCTTGCTCCTGCGCCGCACGGCGTTCTCGCATCCCCGCCGCTCCGCGAAGATCCCCGGAACGTGGATCTTGAGGAGAAGACCCGTCTCCTTGCAGAGATCGAATCGGCCGCACGCCTCCCCGAAGTGGTGAATACTCGTGCCCGGTACACGGAGGGAATCGATCAGGTCAGGTTCCTGGACTCGAGCGGCAATGAAGCGTCTTACGAGATCGTCAGGAGCGGTTTCTCCGTTCTCGCGG
This sequence is a window from Methanoculleus taiwanensis. Protein-coding genes within it:
- the lonB gene encoding ATP-dependent protease LonB, which translates into the protein MDSTTTQDIPDIELTNDELADIDVFAGLEMSASSDIEVPPKLIDQVIGQEHATEVMKKAATQRRHVMMIGSPGTGKSMLAKAMAELLPKEEMQDILVYPNPEDSNNPIVRTVPAGRGKQIVNAHKMEARKKLQMRNTLIMLLLIGIVGYALITYQWLMGIIAAAFVFMALRYSTPREEAMVPKLLINHDASSIAPFIDGTGSHAGALLGDVRHDPFQSGGLETPSHDRVEAGAIHRSHGGVLFIDEINTLTPHSQQNLLTALQEGMFPITGQSERSSGAMVRTEPVPCRFVMVAAGNLDAVQGMHPALRSRIRGYGYEIYMKESMEDTPENRRKFIRFIAQEVKNDGKIPHFDRSAIVEVIREARRRSNRKGHLTLKLRDMGGLIRVAGDLARQEGADFTSAKHVIAAKTTARSIEDQISDEYIRRSRDYDITVVEGNQVGRVNGLAVMGSDSGSVLPIMAEVTPSQGANGSVIATGLLKEIAQESIKNVSALIKKFTGKDIRNMDIHIQFIGTYQGVEGDSASVSVATAVISAIENIPVRQDVAMTGSLSVRGDVLPIGGVTYKIEAAAKAGIKKVIIPRSNLDDVLIEERYRQMVEIVPVGHIEEVLQNALVPENRDGFLSKLRKMAAVHQTPGLFDQNVGHTPV